CTTAAGACAACACTAATGGGGTTCTTCACCGGACCCTCAAGTTACCACTCTGAAGCCTGGCTGGCGGTAtagcccataatcccagcactaaggcaggggaggaagatggtgagttcaaagtcagtgtgGGCCATATAGCAAGaatgtctcaaaaactaaagaaaacaaaactgctaCTTTGGTTTGGTATGTGGTTTGCAtgcctgatttttgtttgtttgaaacagggtctcactatgtagctaactggtctagaactcactctataaaccaggctggccttgaactcacaagagatcaaCCTCATGAGTTCTGGGCCGAGAGGCAGGCAACAGTATCTCTGAAACCACTGCTTTGTTATTCCATCTGTACTCACCGTTTACCCAGAAAGGACTTTTGTTTCAGAATTAGCTGGATTACTCTAGGCTCCCCACAGACAGGGGGAAGAACCTCTAAGAAATGTCTTCAGAGGTGTTCTATGGGAGCAGGAGCAGTTCAGACTTTGCATGTGGCTAAAATCTAAGCATCACGTTTATTAGATGTATTCAAACACCTGTGAGACGGCACATGCCCAAGGTCCTGGCTACTCGGCAACTGAAACAGAAAACTGCTGTGCCCAAGAgcttaaggccaacctgggtcaCATACCAAGACTGTTTCCAAACTTGGGGGCGGGCAGGGATCAGGACCATCTCAGGTGTTCTTCAAATGTCTGTGGAGCCTAGGCTTTAATAGGataggggaaggaggagggcttTTCTGCAGTCTCTCTTGCCTTCTTATCCTTGACTGCAGAGCTTCAAATTTAAACACTTCAGAAACAATGAAATTTGATGGGCTATGTTTTAGGTACAGTAAATCCATCACTTAGTCCATCAATTTCAATTTTTCTGGGGTTTTAGGTTTCTAAGTGTCACCACTATAGAAGAGAAGTTAAGTATATTCACAAAAGGGGAGCTGCCAGCATGGGTTTTAAATAGGCCGGGAACACTGGATGTATCTACTTTACTAGTTTTACTAACAGAAGAAGTGAAAGCCACACAATACTGCAAAATTACCTGTAAGAGTGACTTTCAGAAAATTTCCATCAACCCAGACAGCCTAGACAATTCTGCTGCGttaagctagagagatggtttgtatcttatttttctcttcaaatctaGGTAAACCTCTCGCTATAGAAATCTGAAATTGCCCTTGGGTGTGTAAAGACACAGTAGCTGTGCTCGCTGGCCCAGGGACGGTTCAGAGCCCGCCTCTGTGCTTGGATATATGTATGAACTGGTTTCTCTGTCCAAGACTTCCTTAGCACTGGCTTCTCCAGTCCTTTCTTCTAgctggaatatttttattaaaaaatgaggtATACTTGATGTTAATTAAATAAGAGGCTGGGGGACTAGGAAGCAGACAGTAAAACTACTCGTGATTTGGTATAGCCATGTCTTAGAACATtataatatacatttatacattataATATACAGTTATACATTAAAATAACTACTGATTTCCCATATATCAGAAAATATTTAGAAGTCGTTTTCATGAGGACATAATTCATATGAAACATGAGACAAGAGTGACAGTTTGAAGTGTGTTTTTCTGTGAGCACGTGTGCGCTGAAGACTGAGCCTAGAGCCTCACACATGTAGGCAAGCCCTCTATAGATGAGCTTCACTCCCAGCCtctaaaacattctttaaaacagATCTCATCTGCTTCATATGCAAGTTCATCTTACTGACTCTGTAACCtggaaaaacaagatattttataaataatcagTCACTTTGAAGTTTATACATTGACTTCTGATTTTCAAATTATCATTTAATTTATAGAAAAGTTCATAGGGTAATTGGAAAGTTATATTTAATAACCATGTCTTATAATAAGAACTGGTATGTAAACCTCAAAACCAGGGACAGATTATTTTAAGTCAACAGACCATgaagaagtaaataatttatgaatttaaaatggcGTATGAATCTTTTCCAAGACTGGTATAAAAATTCTAAAGGAGAAGCTGCTACTCAACAAGGATGGTATCCACACTTCCTGGTGTGAGCTCCGACTCTAAGGCACAAGGCAAGTCTAAATGTTCTTGTGACAAGCGAGAACTTTTCAGGGGGCCATCGGGCCAACTGTCACAACACTGCTGAAACCTCTGGGCCAGTGAATTCCCAAACCTTTGGCACCTGTTATATCTGTAAGATTTACctttatgtgcatacatgtgttccAGTAACTGGCTCTTTCGAAGAAATTTATGACCACAGATGGTacaactgatttttctttttcttgaaaaagaaaaattacagtttaATTCTACTGGCTCTGTATCTTTGGAGATCAAAGACACTTGACTGATCTGTAAAGGCTCCGCGGGACCCCGGCTCGAGTGCTCAGGcggtggctgctgctgctccttCTCCTTGACAATGAAGGAGCTAAGCCTCCGGCAGTCAAGAGCCTCGCTGCTGTCACTAAGTGGATGCACTTCACCAAGGTCATTACTTTCCAAAATGGAAGCAGGGACACCAAACGGGAGAGATCCAGACACATGGGTATGGAGGTGCTGTCTCAGGTTACCACGGGATTCGAAACGCTCCCCACAGTAATGGCATAAGTGGACTTTGATACTGTTTTCTGTAAAAGAGGGGCCAGTCACTTCTGATGAAGACGAGGAGAGGCCTTGGGAGATCGCAGACTCTGGATCACATCTCTCCTGTTTGATGGACACCGGGGGCTTCTGGTGCTCCTCCAAGGCCTGGGCAGCAGGATGGGCCCTCTGCTGCTCTGCACTCCCATCGTCCAGCCCAATCGCAAGGGAGAGCTGCAGCTGTGGGTGGTCACCTTGAACAGCAGCTCTGTTCCCACTGCTACTGGGAGGGGTTTCTTtcatctccagcccttgtttgACAGCTGTTTTCTGGGTTGTTGAAATCTGAATACCATAGAGATTTGAGGTCTGCACAGTCTCTGGTGAGAACACTTGATTCACTTCAGTTGCAATGTGGGAAAGGTAGTCAGCATGGAGAAATCGGATCCCTTCCTCCAAACGACTGTGGTCCACCATCTGTTTGGGCCCTTTTCCTGTGTACATAATGTGCAACAAGTAGCTGAATATATCAGGCTGGATGTCAGTTGGTTGTATTTTTATGCATTcactgttaaaacaaaaacaaactcaatgaAATGAAACCCAACCTAGTTGGCCTTTTGGTTTCCAGCAATCTTAGATTAAGACAAATTCTTCATGAGGTTTAAATCTGGCAATCTGCCTTGATGAAATATGGTAACAAGAAATCAGATTCTGATCCTAACTGCTTTTATGGTCCATCCACAAACCTTTGTGCATGCAGTCTACTGGCCAGCACAGGAAACCCAAACGGATACTCAGATTAGTGCAACACTGAGAGACCCCTAAGCAGTAGCATCTGTTCTAGGTGAGAGACTAAAACAGGTGCTCTGCTTTTACACTGAACACATTAAAGGAACTAAACACAGAGACTCAAAAGGACACTTATATGGTGgtgttcagagcagcattgttGACAGTAGCTAAAGCTGGAAACAACTAAATATCCATCAAAAGATGAATGCCGAGTGCAGTGGtatagcctttaatcccagcactggggagacagaggcaggagagtctctgagtttgaggctgcccTGAGCTAAGTaggttccagaacagtcaaggctactagacagaccctgcctcaaaaaaagaggggaaaaaagggatAAATGAAATGGGGCTGTAAATACAATggtatagggctggagagatggctcagcggttaagagtatcacctattcttctagaggtcctgagttcaattcccagcaaccacatggtggctctcaaccatctccAGTGGGATCTGATGTTCCATCTGGCATAAAGTTAGGCATGCCGATAGAgcactcatgcataaaataaataaatcttaaaaaaatacaatggcATATTATTCTACCATAACAAAATAAGGAAATTCTGGTGTGTGTTATAACAAGGTTGAACTCTTAAAAACAAGCtaaatggaggctggagagatggctcagaggttaagagcattgcctgctcttccaaaggtcctgagttcaattcccagcaaccacatggtggctcacaaccatctggtgccctcttctggcctgcaggcatacacacagacagaatattgtatacataataaataaataaatattaaaaaaaaaaacaagctcaaTGAAAAAAGTCAggcaaaaaagttaaaaaattgtATGGTACCATGTTCATGAAATAGCTaaaacaaagctgggcatggtggcacatgccttaaaatcccagcactcatcaACAGCCACGGATACAagaagaagccctgtctcaaaaaaataaaagaaaaaagaaaaaaagacaagacaagacaaaaacaaaacaaaacaaacaaaacaaaaaccctgaaaaaaaaaagaaatatctagggcaaacacatttaaagaaaaagaactaggctggagaaatggctcagtggaacaaaaagaaaaaaaaaaaaatcgctgttcttccagaagatctggtttcattcccagcacccatatgtagctcacaattgtctgtaactccagttctaggggacccaatgccctttCTGGCTtagtgggcatcaggcatgcaactggagcacagacatacatgcaggccaaacaacCATATACAAAGGACAGAAACGTATGGGGTTGGGGGAAACCTACAGTTAGATAAGGGGTAGTTACAGGCGgctgaaggaaaatggaaagttACTGCTTAAAGGTACAGTGTTCTGTTTAGGGTGATGAAAAGGCTTTGGAAACAGTGACAGTTGCAGGTAGAACATTATCAATGTAATTACTGCCATTAAGTTGGATGATTTAAAACTGTTAATTATAATGAGACCCtacatcaaaaaccaaaaccaggggctggagagatggctcagcggttaagagcattaactgctctggcagaggacctgctcacaacatgcaggcaaaacactcttagaaatagacaaacaaacaaaatgacaatcaaacaaacaaaagcaaaccaaaccaaaccaagtattcatatttttaaaggaatagaataaaattgttaaaatttaAGACGTAAATGATGCtaagtttatttggcttctaaatcttaaccactgagccatttctcctgccctggcttctaaATCTTTAAATCACAAATGAACACAGGTATAATTTTGAAAAACACTATAGTAATCTCAAATTCAATCTGGCTACTAGACAGAAAAACAGAGTAAAGCTCTGTAAAGTTAGAGTAGAAACAGCTAAGAAAATCATGCAAGTGCAGAAGCATGGGCAGCATCAGTGGACTCAGTTTCCCTGAGCAGATGTTTATTCTCAGAGTCGGACGCACTGGGATTCAGCATATTGCAATCCAGTTTCTCTATCCCCAGGGTCTGGGGATCCCTGCTTCCTCTCTTAGGTTTCATGCTTTTTGTTCTGCGCTGTCTATTAACTGGCATGTTGTGTGACAAGCATTTTTGGGGATATAAGTTCAGAATTCTGTTATGTGGAGTTTAGCTGTTTAACACAAAGACAACATAGGGCAGGCCTCACCTTTCCCAATGCCTGTGTTTGGACAGCACCTAGCTCACAACAGGGGCTTCATTCAGATGCTCATTGCTTCTAAACTCAcaagtcacagctcaaaggctgAGGGGTGAATGTGATCTACAGTGTCACAGCAGATACAAAACTCCTCTAGCAGAAAGGACTTCCCATTACCTGGCTAACATTCCGACCCCATCTTTGCACTGGGCCACACTTTCTGATCACCTCATCTACTCTGTTGACTTGGTGACCACATTTGCTTCatatctataaatgtttttataccactcttctttcattttgattttttgagacagggtcttactatgtaactcagGCCTGACATTTacaatatagcccaggctggcctcaaactcagtgatcctcctgtctctgtatctaaagtgctgggattactcgCTTTAGCTACCTAACCTCAATCCTTGCCATTTCCCCTCTGATTGCAATACATCTTATATTATTCCTCTGCAACACCTGAAGGGCTCCCGATTTCTCAGATTTGTAAAGTCTGTTCCAAATGTCTCAAAACAGGCCTGCTAGAACTCTTTCACTTTGAATATACCCTGACGTTAGACACATTAGTAACAGCAAATCTCTGTTCCTACACACTTTTCCccccaagacatggtttctctccatagccctagctatcctggaacttgttctgtagaccagaatgacctcaaactgggagatctgcctgcctctacctccccagtgctgggattaaaggcatgtgccaccatacctggctgttctaagcattttaattttactaatCTATTTAATCTTTCAATACCCAAAAGGAAAGTACACTATTCCAGCATTTAACAGACAAGAAAGCTGAGTGTCAGGATGTGAGTGTGGACTGTCCCCTCAAGGCTCATGTGCCGACTTGGTAGCCAACTGATGGGTTTTGAGGAAGTGACTGAGTCATGAGGACTCTGGCTTCATCAGTGTATTAGTCAGTCCACAGATTACTAGTAGGTGGTAGAAACTAGGAGATGGGGCCAAGGTGGAGGAAGAGTTACTAAGAACATATCTTCCAGGGCTACTCTCTGTCTgcactgtttctgctttcttcctgcccACTAGGAAGGGGGCAGCTTT
The Microtus ochrogaster isolate Prairie Vole_2 chromosome 1, MicOch1.0, whole genome shotgun sequence DNA segment above includes these coding regions:
- the Zbtb25 gene encoding zinc finger and BTB domain-containing protein 25, with the protein product MDTASHSLVLLQQLNMQREFGFLCDCTVAIGDVYFKAHRAVLAAFSNYFKMIFIHQTSECIKIQPTDIQPDIFSYLLHIMYTGKGPKQMVDHSRLEEGIRFLHADYLSHIATEVNQVFSPETVQTSNLYGIQISTTQKTAVKQGLEMKETPPSSSGNRAAVQGDHPQLQLSLAIGLDDGSAEQQRAHPAAQALEEHQKPPVSIKQERCDPESAISQGLSSSSSEVTGPSFTENSIKVHLCHYCGERFESRGNLRQHLHTHVSGSLPFGVPASILESNDLGEVHPLSDSSEALDCRRLSSFIVKEKEQQQPPPEHSSRGPAEPLQISQVSLISKDTEPVELNCNFSFSRKRKISCTICGHKFLRKSQLLEHMYAHKGKSYRYNRCQRFGNSLAQRFQQCCDSWPDGPLKSSRLSQEHLDLPCALESELTPGSVDTILVE